A genomic window from Deinococcus cellulosilyticus NBRC 106333 = KACC 11606 includes:
- a CDS encoding transposase produces KGFVLLAKRWVVERSFGWLSRFRRLARDYERLPETVKGLHFLAFAFLLLHRAGSLLVPLQA; encoded by the coding sequence GAAGGGCTTTGTGCTGCTTGCAAAACGCTGGGTGGTCGAACGCTCCTTTGGCTGGCTGTCTCGTTTCAGACGCCTCGCTCGGGATTACGAGCGTCTCCCCGAAACAGTGAAAGGTTTGCATTTTCTAGCGTTTGCCTTCTTGTTGCTTCACCGCGCAGGATCTCT